A window of Tautonia plasticadhaerens contains these coding sequences:
- a CDS encoding helix-turn-helix domain-containing protein — protein MTLTQVTPRELTPEGRQALQQLASSRTAQARLVERARILLAIADARRPSQVAEGLGVSRPTVYTWSHRFDDRGLHGLEDQPRAGRPPTYTAERRAEVIAAASTDPRSLGLPLACRAPDRLQAYLNEQRGIPIRRSRIDELLLAEGLRWRHQGAWFGERVDPAFAEKRGSSNGSTRRRRRAPSSSAPTRWGRRAPRASRASDSSGPNPGRGPKDKPERPNEPGRRSTTAAAARGTSSARSARPPARR, from the coding sequence ATGACCCTCACCCAAGTCACGCCCCGCGAACTGACCCCCGAGGGACGTCAGGCCCTCCAACAGCTTGCGTCCTCTCGGACCGCCCAGGCCCGCCTCGTCGAGCGGGCCCGGATCCTCCTGGCCATCGCCGACGCAAGGCGACCCAGCCAGGTCGCCGAGGGCCTGGGCGTCTCCCGGCCGACGGTCTACACCTGGAGCCATCGCTTCGATGACCGCGGGCTCCACGGGTTGGAGGACCAGCCCCGGGCCGGGCGCCCACCGACCTATACGGCCGAGCGACGCGCCGAGGTGATCGCCGCGGCGTCGACCGACCCGAGGAGCCTGGGCCTGCCTCTCGCGTGCCGGGCGCCCGATCGCCTGCAAGCCTACCTCAACGAGCAGAGGGGCATCCCGATCCGGCGCAGCCGCATCGACGAGCTCCTCCTGGCCGAGGGCCTGCGTTGGCGCCATCAGGGGGCCTGGTTCGGCGAGCGGGTCGATCCCGCCTTCGCCGAAAAACGGGGATCATCGAACGGCTCCACACGCCGCCGCCGCCGGGCTCCGTCGTCGTCTGCCCCGACGAGATGGGGCCGGAGAGCGCCAAGAGCTTCCCGGGCCAGCGACTCGTCCGGGCCGAACCCCGGGCGGGGGCCGAAGGACAAGCCCGAGCGGCCGAACGAGCCCGGCAGGAGGTCGACTACGGCCGCCGCGGCGAGGGGTACATCTTCGGCGCGTTCCGCCCGGCCACCGGCGAGGCGATGA
- a CDS encoding IS701 family transposase, which produces MNRTYTPELAPDVLDRLAAYAAGFRDDFNRPRQAAWCGVYLRGLIQDGDRKSAEPMAARVPPPAGLEVSDPDQALQQFLGQSTWDEQAVPKRYWATMAADFADPAGIFAIDDTTFPKQGTRSVGVQRQYCGVLGKKANCQCAVSVHYVSPKGHYPLDMRLYLPESWLGDEPRLDKAGVPEDQRRPLTKGQIALELLDRVRAEGLPGGLVVADSGYGVSGPSRDGLAARGLHYIVGVTDEMVVFTEQPRWVAPAAATGGRPQKRPRLAEGSPRPVSLKELAARTPRRKVTWREGTKGPMWGRFAWLRVWPGQGWATGQCAMAEPIWLLIEEQADGKLKYAFSNLPADTSRLRAVRLWRSRWPVELGYQQMKEELGLDHHEGRSWRGFHHHACLVMLAFGFLTLEQHRTRRGRSRPGKKGEAEVR; this is translated from the coding sequence ATGAACCGGACCTACACTCCCGAACTCGCCCCCGACGTGCTCGACCGTCTCGCCGCCTACGCCGCCGGCTTCCGCGACGACTTCAACCGCCCGCGCCAGGCCGCCTGGTGCGGCGTCTACCTCCGCGGCCTGATCCAGGACGGCGACCGCAAGAGCGCCGAGCCGATGGCCGCCCGGGTCCCCCCGCCGGCGGGGCTGGAGGTCTCCGACCCCGACCAGGCCCTGCAGCAGTTCCTCGGCCAGAGCACCTGGGACGAACAGGCGGTCCCGAAGCGCTACTGGGCCACGATGGCGGCGGACTTCGCCGACCCGGCCGGCATCTTCGCGATCGACGACACCACCTTCCCCAAGCAGGGAACGCGCTCCGTCGGCGTGCAGCGTCAGTACTGCGGGGTGCTGGGCAAGAAGGCCAACTGCCAGTGCGCCGTCTCGGTCCATTACGTCAGCCCGAAGGGCCACTATCCGCTCGACATGCGGCTCTACCTCCCGGAGAGCTGGCTGGGCGACGAGCCGCGGCTGGACAAGGCCGGGGTGCCCGAGGACCAGCGTCGGCCGTTGACCAAGGGGCAGATCGCGCTGGAGTTGCTCGACCGGGTCCGCGCGGAGGGGCTGCCGGGCGGGCTGGTGGTGGCCGACAGCGGCTACGGCGTCTCGGGGCCGTCCCGCGACGGCCTGGCCGCACGTGGGCTGCACTACATCGTCGGCGTCACCGACGAGATGGTCGTCTTCACCGAGCAACCGCGGTGGGTCGCCCCGGCCGCCGCCACCGGCGGCCGCCCGCAGAAGCGGCCCCGGCTGGCCGAGGGCTCGCCCCGGCCGGTGAGCCTGAAGGAGCTGGCGGCGCGGACGCCGCGGCGGAAGGTCACCTGGCGGGAGGGGACCAAGGGGCCGATGTGGGGCCGCTTCGCCTGGCTGCGGGTTTGGCCGGGCCAGGGGTGGGCGACGGGGCAGTGCGCCATGGCCGAGCCGATCTGGCTGCTGATCGAAGAGCAGGCCGATGGGAAGCTCAAGTATGCCTTCAGCAACCTGCCGGCGGACACGAGCCGGCTGCGTGCGGTCCGGTTGTGGCGGAGCCGCTGGCCGGTGGAGCTCGGCTACCAGCAGATGAAGGAGGAACTCGGCTTGGACCACCACGAGGGGCGGTCGTGGCGGGGCTTCCACCACCACGCCTGCCTGGTGATGCTGGCCTTCGGCTTCCTCACCCTGGAGCAACACCGAACCCGTCGGGGGCGATCCCGGCCGGGGAAAAAGGGGGAGGCCGAGGTCCGGTGA
- a CDS encoding ISKra4 family transposase, translated as MSCPTCLEPAKFMGHRPRRVVSLLGAVRVTRAYYHCPHCHGGFAPGDAVMRVPEAALTPAAYEVACLAGALSAFAEAAEVTLPKMAGLRLAESTVERAAEAAGAEVGRRLAAGEVFGGARAWHWHKDAEGKTCAYVAADATGVGQQGEGGSSAEGRMATVAMVYNPVPEVSARRARPDGPPPRFRARYVAGLCGVAPLGEPLRRQAAQVGMDRAERWIALTDGGSGLEGWARANFGRVEAVILDFYHAAEYLGGLARALFPGDDEAREGWLGDWCHRLKYEGGPTVLEALRGLEVRGHAAKEARAEVVRYFTNQAHRMDYPGYVAKGWAIGSGPVEAACKTVIGQRMKGSGMRWGADGADALSHLRALFKSGDRQWDAFWCPTPN; from the coding sequence GTGAGCTGCCCGACCTGCCTCGAGCCGGCCAAGTTCATGGGCCACCGTCCCCGCCGGGTGGTCAGCCTGCTCGGGGCGGTACGGGTCACCCGGGCGTACTACCACTGCCCCCACTGCCACGGCGGCTTCGCCCCCGGCGACGCCGTGATGCGGGTGCCCGAGGCGGCGCTGACCCCGGCGGCCTACGAGGTCGCCTGCCTGGCCGGGGCGCTCTCGGCGTTCGCCGAGGCGGCCGAGGTGACCTTGCCGAAGATGGCCGGGCTGCGCCTGGCCGAGTCGACGGTCGAGCGGGCCGCCGAGGCGGCCGGGGCCGAGGTCGGCCGGCGGCTGGCCGCCGGGGAGGTCTTCGGCGGGGCCCGCGCCTGGCACTGGCACAAGGACGCCGAGGGCAAGACCTGCGCGTACGTGGCGGCGGACGCGACCGGGGTCGGGCAGCAGGGCGAGGGCGGGTCGTCGGCCGAGGGGCGGATGGCCACCGTGGCGATGGTCTACAACCCGGTCCCCGAGGTGTCCGCCCGCCGGGCGCGGCCCGACGGCCCGCCGCCCCGGTTCCGGGCCCGCTACGTGGCGGGGCTGTGCGGCGTGGCCCCCCTGGGCGAGCCGCTCCGGCGGCAGGCGGCGCAGGTGGGGATGGACCGGGCCGAGCGGTGGATCGCGCTGACCGACGGGGGCAGCGGGCTGGAGGGCTGGGCGCGTGCCAACTTCGGGAGGGTCGAGGCGGTGATCCTCGACTTCTACCACGCCGCCGAATACCTGGGGGGCCTGGCCCGCGCCCTGTTCCCGGGCGACGACGAAGCGCGGGAGGGCTGGCTGGGCGACTGGTGCCACCGGCTGAAATACGAGGGCGGCCCGACCGTACTCGAGGCGTTGCGAGGCCTGGAGGTGCGCGGCCACGCGGCGAAGGAAGCACGAGCGGAGGTGGTGCGGTACTTCACCAACCAGGCGCACCGCATGGACTACCCGGGCTACGTGGCCAAGGGTTGGGCGATCGGCTCGGGGCCGGTGGAGGCGGCGTGCAAGACGGTCATCGGGCAGCGGATGAAGGGCTCGGGGATGAGGTGGGGCGCCGACGGGGCCGACGCCCTGAGCCACTTGCGGGCGTTGTTCAAGAGCGGAGATCGGCAGTGGGACGCCTTCTGGTGCCCCACACCGAACTGA
- a CDS encoding helix-turn-helix domain-containing protein — protein MPRPTKFTPEIGESVLRHLASGRSRRETVEALGIGRRTLQDWLRRGRAGEPGLAAWAERVDRVATLMHRQRVRATWDRLEAESKERWMRFKRAREEYWMERLGPLEFWSRRLAWLAERGRWEAYRRTLERLRTEGFRTDCTP, from the coding sequence ATGCCACGCCCCACCAAGTTCACCCCCGAGATCGGCGAGTCGGTCCTCCGCCATCTCGCCTCGGGCCGCTCCCGACGGGAGACGGTCGAGGCCCTGGGGATCGGTCGTCGGACCCTTCAGGACTGGCTCCGCCGGGGACGGGCCGGGGAGCCCGGCCTCGCGGCCTGGGCCGAGCGGGTCGATCGGGTGGCGACCCTGATGCACCGGCAGCGGGTCCGGGCGACCTGGGATCGCCTCGAGGCCGAGTCGAAGGAGCGCTGGATGCGGTTCAAGCGGGCCCGGGAGGAGTACTGGATGGAGCGGCTCGGGCCGCTCGAGTTCTGGAGCCGTCGGCTGGCGTGGCTGGCCGAGCGAGGGCGGTGGGAGGCGTACCGACGGACACTCGAGCGGCTCAGGACCGAGGGTTTCCGCACCGACTGCACACCATAA